The Thermoflexus sp. DNA segment CATCTGGAGGACCGTTTCATCGGACAGGCCCAGCTCTTCGTGGCGCTGGGTGATCGGAAGGAGCTCTTTCACCTCGACCGCCATCGTTGCCTCCTGAGCAGGAGTTCAATCCGGCGTGGTGGTTTCCTTCCCTTCCCTCCACTGGCGTTCCATTTCCATATAATGATCGGGGTAGATCCCGGTGTAGCGGAGGAACTTGGGGATGGGGTAGCGGATGCCGCCCTTGTGGGTGCCCTCCAGCCCCTCGATGATCCACTCGATTTTGCTGTTCGGGATGGTGAAAGCCATCTCATCGTCCTGGGCCTGGCCGAACACCCGATCGCCGTAGCAGGGGAGGATGACCTGGCATTCATCGGTCTTCATCGTGGTGATCACCGCGTCGGCGCAATCGATGCGCCCGGAGAAAGAGGAGGTCAGACGCCCTCCGGTCTTCCAGAGGCGGGCCACGACCAAGCGCATCACCTGGGCGGAGTTCCCGTAAATGAGGATGACGTGGGGTTCAAAGGCGGTTCGGTGGAGGGGAGCGGCGACGACGCCTTCCCATTGACGGTATTGCCATTTATCGACCTGAGCTTCGCTCACCGCCCCGGCGGCCGGGGTCTCGGTATACATCCCGGCGCACGTCATGCCGTTGAGGTAGTAGTCCAGCATGGGCTCGAAGCCCCACACCACTTTCGCGAGGGGGCAGGAGAGATCCTCCCCTCGCATCCCGATGATCCATCCGTAATGGCGGGCGATGGCGAAGCCCTGACAGATGGCGATCTGTTGTCCGAAATCCCGTTTGGGAAAGCGGGTCTTCTCCGGCCATGGCTCCCCTGGGGCGATCATGCGGATCGCCACCGGGAAGGTGGCCGGGCGCACGTGAGCCTGAAGGGCCTCCTGCAGGCGTTGAAGCCTGTCCGGCATCCCGGCCTCCTGTGGATGGAAAGGTGCCTCCCCCGTGCCACGGCTGAAGCAGGGCGCCCCGGCCGCCCGATTTCGATCTCAGGATCCATTGTAACTCAAGGGGGAACCCGATGACAAGGCCCGCGACATGTGAGGGATGTCCCGGGTTGCTGGTGCGGTCGGCCTGGGGAGGCCTTCAGCCGATGGTCGGCCTGCGCCGACCGGAACGCCTCCCTTGCGTCGGCGAAGGCCGACGCTTGGTGCGAAAGCGCCTTAGAAGGCCGATTTCAATCGGCGCGAAAGGCCTTTCGGCCAACGGTCGGCCTGCGCCGACCGAAAACACCCTTCGCGTCGGCGGAGGCCGACGCCCGGCGCGCCAGCGCCCCGGAAGGCCGATTTCCAATCGGCGTGAGATCGAAAACACATCCCTCGCATCGGCAGAGGCCGCTCTCCGGGTAAGCCCCGATGAAGGCGGAAGGACCTGTCCGGGCATCCGCGCCTCGATTCGTGGACGCCATTGGCCCGCCGAATCAGTGGCTTGGTTAAAATGAAGAGCGGGCGCCTCCTTCATCGGGCTATGGGTTCATCCGGTGGGGTGCCGCGCCCCCGGATCGCCGCGAGAGACAGCCATCGCCATTTGTGGAGCCTTCCAATGCCGCTCCCGAATGCCGAAAACGCCTACTTCCCTTTGTCCAAGATCACTCGATATCTGCTGTCGGAAACACACAGCGTCGGCAGGGCAAAGGCCAGGTTCTTCCGTGCCCTTGGGTTCAATGAAAGACACCCAGAGCTTCTGCAGGAGGCGCTCCTGGAAGTTGCTCGGGAGGGCCTCGTGAGAGGCATCCTTGAGACGCCATACGGCAGCAAATATGTCGTGGATGGTCAGCTGCGGACACCAAAAGGGGAATTGGTGTGGATTCGAACGATATGGATTGTGGAAGCGGGTCAAGATCAGCCGCGGCTGGTTACCGCCTATCCTTGAGAGGAGGAATGAGCGATGATCCGAGAACTAGACAGTGTGGTACTGATGCGGGATCTGCCGGAGCACGGCTTACGGGCTGGAGATGTAGGAGTCGTGGTGCACGTTTACGGGGAGGGGATCGGATTCGAGGTGGAGTTCGTGACGGGCGACGGGAAGACGGTGGCGGTGGTTACCCTGAGCCGGGATGAGGTTCGGCCGATCGGAAAGGAGGAGATCCTGCACGTGCGGACCCTGACCTCCACCTAAGGGAGGGACGCTTGGCCGGCCGCCGGCGGCCGCGCTGCCGTCAGGGCCTCTATAATTGGATGCGCATCACCTCTTCGAGGGAGGCCTCCATGGGGCTGCTGGATGGGAAGATCGCTTTGATCTTCGGGGTGGCGAACGACCACTCCATCGCCTGGGGCATCGCCAAGGCCATGCATGCGGAGGGGGCCACCCTGGCCTTCTCTTACGCCGGGCCGGCCCTGGAACGGCGGGTGCGCCCCCTGGCGGAGAGCGTGGGGGCGACGTTCATCGAACCGTGCGATCTGAGCGATGACGAACAGATCGCCGCCCTTTTCGAGAAATACCGTCAGACTTACGATCGGCTGGACATCCTGGTCCATGCGGTCGCTTTTGCGAAGCGGGAGGAGCTGAGCGGCCCGTATTATCTGACCTCCCGCGAAGGGTTCCGGGTCGCGATGGACGTGAGCGTGTATTCCTTCACGGCCTTGGCCCGGGAAGCGGCCCCTCTGATGAAGAACGGCGGGGCGCTGCTCACCCTGACCTACTACGGCTCGGAGAAGGTGGTCCCGCACT contains these protein-coding regions:
- a CDS encoding DUF169 domain-containing protein, translating into MPDRLQRLQEALQAHVRPATFPVAIRMIAPGEPWPEKTRFPKRDFGQQIAICQGFAIARHYGWIIGMRGEDLSCPLAKVVWGFEPMLDYYLNGMTCAGMYTETPAAGAVSEAQVDKWQYRQWEGVVAAPLHRTAFEPHVILIYGNSAQVMRLVVARLWKTGGRLTSSFSGRIDCADAVITTMKTDECQVILPCYGDRVFGQAQDDEMAFTIPNSKIEWIIEGLEGTHKGGIRYPIPKFLRYTGIYPDHYMEMERQWREGKETTTPD
- a CDS encoding enoyl-ACP reductase, encoding MGLLDGKIALIFGVANDHSIAWGIAKAMHAEGATLAFSYAGPALERRVRPLAESVGATFIEPCDLSDDEQIAALFEKYRQTYDRLDILVHAVAFAKREELSGPYYLTSREGFRVAMDVSVYSFTALAREAAPLMKNGGALLTLTYYGSEKVVPHYNVMGVAKAALEASVRYLAYDLGPRGIRVNAISAGPIRTLAATGIPGFRSLYSLFREIVPLRRNVTIEDVGALAAWLCSDRAAAITGEVIFVDAGYHILGVTERLVEESPAA
- a CDS encoding DUF6883 domain-containing protein, which produces MPLPNAENAYFPLSKITRYLLSETHSVGRAKARFFRALGFNERHPELLQEALLEVAREGLVRGILETPYGSKYVVDGQLRTPKGELVWIRTIWIVEAGQDQPRLVTAYP
- a CDS encoding DUF4926 domain-containing protein; translation: MIRELDSVVLMRDLPEHGLRAGDVGVVVHVYGEGIGFEVEFVTGDGKTVAVVTLSRDEVRPIGKEEILHVRTLTST